In a single window of the Bacillus clarus genome:
- a CDS encoding molybdenum cofactor guanylyltransferase, whose protein sequence is MNNCVGIVLAGGMSSRFGEPKALASWQGHTFAEHIVTVMQSTLQNVVLISHPTIKERLTHLVKVPVIEDIPLYKGHGPLAGIVSGMEYIDSDWYMIVPCDVPNVSKEWITILLGQIRDEYDAIVPIIEGRKQPLLAAYHKRMKEKIYRSLQEERRSMGQFLSQCNVKYVIGEDLCAKEEWFMNVNTKDEYVKAQKDLSNK, encoded by the coding sequence ATGAACAATTGCGTTGGAATTGTACTAGCTGGTGGCATGTCGAGCAGATTTGGTGAGCCAAAAGCATTAGCAAGTTGGCAAGGACACACTTTTGCAGAGCATATTGTGACAGTAATGCAGAGTACTTTACAAAATGTGGTGTTAATTAGTCACCCTACTATAAAAGAAAGACTAACTCATTTAGTAAAAGTTCCTGTTATAGAAGATATCCCGCTTTATAAAGGACATGGACCATTAGCCGGAATTGTATCAGGGATGGAGTATATAGATTCAGATTGGTATATGATTGTTCCTTGTGATGTACCGAATGTTTCAAAGGAATGGATCACAATATTACTAGGACAAATAAGGGATGAATACGATGCGATCGTTCCTATTATAGAAGGAAGGAAGCAGCCATTACTCGCAGCGTATCATAAGCGTATGAAAGAGAAAATTTATAGATCTCTTCAGGAAGAAAGAAGAAGCATGGGACAATTTTTATCACAGTGCAACGTAAAGTATGTGATAGGAGAAGATTTGTGTGCGAAAGAAGAATGGTTTATGAATGTGAATACGAAGGACGAGTATGTAAAAGCTCAAAAAGACCTTTCAAATAAATGA
- a CDS encoding MogA/MoaB family molybdenum cofactor biosynthesis protein produces MSVIEHKKQAPKEVHCKIITVSDTRTKETDKSGQLLHELLIEAGHKVTAYEVVKDDKESIQQAVLAGYHQEDVDVVLTSGGTGITKRDVTIEAISALLDKEIVGFGELFRMISYLEDIGSGAMLSRAIGGTIGRKVVFSMPGSSGAVHLAMNKLILPELGHIIFELHRQ; encoded by the coding sequence ATGAGCGTAATCGAACATAAAAAACAAGCGCCGAAAGAGGTGCATTGTAAAATTATTACGGTCTCTGATACACGTACGAAAGAGACGGATAAGAGTGGCCAATTATTACACGAATTATTAATAGAAGCTGGACATAAGGTGACAGCGTATGAAGTTGTGAAAGACGATAAAGAAAGCATACAGCAAGCTGTGTTAGCTGGTTATCATCAAGAAGATGTAGATGTTGTATTAACAAGTGGCGGTACAGGCATTACGAAACGCGATGTGACGATTGAAGCGATATCAGCACTATTAGATAAGGAGATTGTCGGTTTTGGTGAGTTGTTCCGCATGATTAGTTATTTGGAAGATATCGGAAGTGGCGCGATGTTAAGTAGGGCAATTGGCGGAACAATTGGAAGGAAAGTTGTTTTTTCAATGCCAGGATCTAGCGGAGCAGTGCACCTTGCGATGAATAAATTGATTTTACCGGAATTAGGACATATTATATTTGAGCTGCATCGCCAATGA